A section of the Lynx canadensis isolate LIC74 chromosome A1, mLynCan4.pri.v2, whole genome shotgun sequence genome encodes:
- the LOC115502542 gene encoding transmembrane protein 258-like codes for MELEAMSRYTSPVKLALFPHLTTVLLAASIFFTLWFFICKVTSPKCTLDIYKEFLISLVASLLMGFGVPFLLLWVSMYI; via the coding sequence ATGGAGCTCGAGGCCATGAGTAGATACACCAGCCCAGTGAAACTGGCTCTCTTCCCCCACCTGACCACAGTGCTATTGGCTGCTAGCATATTCTTTACCCTCTGGTTCTTCATTTGCAAGGTTACCTCCCCCAAGTGCACTCTGGATATCTACAAAGAGTTCCTCATCTCTTTGGTGGCCTCGCTCCTCATGGGATTTGGAGTCCCCTTCCTGCTGCTCTGGGTCAGCATGTACATCTGA